A genomic window from Solanum stenotomum isolate F172 chromosome 10, ASM1918654v1, whole genome shotgun sequence includes:
- the LOC125841282 gene encoding uncharacterized protein LOC125841282: protein MAAPYEYEEGGYPQQTDAVGYDPNFVPDSVKSFVVHLYRHIREKNVYEIHQMYETSFQTLSERMFKETPWPSVDAVAPYVDNDHVFCLLYREMWFRHLYARLSPTLRQRIDSWDNYCSLFQVVLHGVVNMQLPNQWLWDMVDEFVYQFQAFCQYRAKMKSKTAEEIALLRQFDQAWNVYGVLNFLQALVEKSTIIQILEREKEGLEEFTATDGYDYSGGSNVLKVLGYFSMIGLLRVHCLLGDYHTGLKCLRPIDITQQGVYTSVIGSHITTIYHYGFANLMLRRYVEAIHEFNKILLYIYKTKQYHQKSPQYEQILKKNEQMYALLAIALSLCPQVKLVEETVNSQLREKYGEKMARMLRYDEEASALYDELFSYACPKFITPSAPSFEEPLVNYNQDAYRLQLKMFLYEVKQQQLLAGVRTYLKVYSTISLGKLANYMDLDEPNLRAVLMTYKHKTHAVDSDGKIISNADVDFYIDEDMVRVVESKSAKKYGDYFLRQIVKLEGIMTDIDRIKLE, encoded by the exons ATGGCAGCTCCCTACGAGTATGAAGAAGGAGGGTACCCACAACAAACTGATGCAGTCGGGTACGACCCGAATTTCGTGCCAGATTCCGTAAAATCGTTCGTGGTTCATCTGTATAGGCACATAAGAGAGAAGAATGTTTACGAGATTCACCAGATGTATGAGACCTCTTTTCAGACATTGAGTGAGCGTATGTTTAAGGAAACTCCCTGGCCTTCTGTTGATGCCGTTGCGCCTTACGTTGATAATGACCATGTCTTCTGCTTGCTTTACCGTGAGATGTGGTTCCGTCACTTGTATGCTAGACTTTCTCCTACTCTTAGACAGCGGATTGATTCGTGGGATAATTATTGCAGCCTTTTCCAG GTTGTGCTGCATGGTGTGGTTAACATGCAATTGCCAAACCAGTGGTTGTGGGACATGGTAGATGAGTTTGTATACCAATTCCAGGCATTCTGCCAATACCGTGCAAAGATGAAGAGCAAAACTGCGGAGGAGATTGCATTGCTGAGGCAGTTCGACCAG GCTTGGAATGTATACGGTGTTCTCAATTTCTTACAAGCCCTTGTGGAGAAATCTACAATAATCCAAATCTTGGAGAGGGAAAAGGAAGGTCTTGAAGAGTTTACTGCTACTGATGGGTATGATTACAGTGGTGGAAGTAATGTCTTGAAGGTTTTGGGCTATTTCAGCATGATAGGCTTGCTCAGAGTTCATTGTCTGTTGGGTGATTATCATACTGGCCTGAAGTGCTTACGTCCAATTGACATAACTCAACAGGGTGTTTACACCAGTGTTATTGGGAGCCACATAACCACAATATATCACTATGGTTTTGCTAATCTTATGTTGAGGAG GTATGTAGAGGCTATCCATGAGTTCAACAAAATCCTTCTATATATTTATAAGACAAAGCAGTATCACCAGAAGTCACCCCAGTATGAGCAGATACTGAAGAAAAATGAGCAGATGTATGCCCTGTTGGCTATAGCTTTGTCATTGTGCCCTCAAGTGAAACTTGTTGAAGAAACTGTGAATTCTCAATTAAGGGAGAAGTATGGTGAGAAGATGGCGAGAATGCTGAGATATGACGAGGAGGCATCTGCACTCTATGACGAGCTCTTCTCATATGCATGCCCTAAGTTCATTACTCCTTCTGCTCCAAGTTTTGAGGAGCCTCTTGTAAATTACAACCAG GATGCCTATAGGCTACAATTGAAGATGTTTCTATATGAAGTGAAGCAGCAACAATTATTGGCCGGTGTTAGGACCTATTTGAAAGTGTATTCAACAATCTCCCTGGGGAAGCTTGCAAATTACATGGATTTGGATGAACCCAATTTAAG GGCGGTTTTGATGACATACAAGCACAAAACACATGCTGTCGATTCTGATGGCAAGATAATTTCCAACGCCGATGTGGACTTCTACATTGATGAA GATATGGTCCGTGTAGTAGAATCTAAGTCAGCGAAGAAGTATGGTGATTACTTTTTGCGTCAGATTGTGAAG CTTGAAGGGATCATGACTGATATTGACAGGATAAAGCTGGAGTAA